One genomic window of Trichlorobacter lovleyi includes the following:
- a CDS encoding ABC transporter substrate-binding protein, whose protein sequence is MRVKHLFGLLLVIALSALTLAACKPAGKEGTQAKPAAQAKGPLKIAYSDWPGWVAWEIGIQKGFFKEAGVDAQFQWFEYAPSMDAFVAGKVDAVAMSNGDTLVNGAKGKKGTMILINDYSNGNDMIIARPGIKSIKDLKGKKVALEVGLLEHLMLNHALKQNGMKPEDVTLINTPTHQTAQTLASGDVDAIAAWQPNSGQALKAVNGAKAIYTSANAPGLIYDALVVDPQSLSDRKEDWQKVVKVWYRIIDYMKNPANEKEVLQIMSARVNVPAAEYATYMKGTRFLSLAEAQEAFKQSASLTSLYGSSKNADDFNIANKVYDKPQNPADYIDASLVANLK, encoded by the coding sequence ATGAGAGTAAAGCATCTGTTTGGTCTGTTGCTGGTGATTGCCCTGTCAGCTTTGACCCTGGCTGCCTGCAAACCGGCAGGCAAGGAAGGTACGCAGGCAAAACCTGCGGCACAGGCAAAGGGCCCGTTGAAGATCGCGTACAGCGATTGGCCCGGCTGGGTTGCCTGGGAGATCGGCATCCAGAAAGGCTTCTTCAAAGAAGCCGGGGTTGATGCCCAGTTCCAGTGGTTTGAGTATGCCCCTTCCATGGACGCCTTTGTTGCCGGCAAGGTTGACGCGGTGGCCATGTCCAACGGCGATACGCTGGTGAACGGAGCCAAAGGCAAAAAAGGGACCATGATTCTGATCAACGATTACAGCAACGGCAATGACATGATCATCGCCCGTCCCGGCATCAAGTCCATCAAGGATCTGAAAGGGAAAAAGGTGGCGCTTGAGGTGGGGCTGCTGGAGCACCTGATGTTGAACCACGCCCTGAAGCAGAACGGCATGAAACCTGAAGATGTCACCCTGATCAACACCCCGACCCATCAGACAGCACAAACCCTGGCATCCGGTGATGTTGACGCCATTGCCGCCTGGCAGCCGAACTCCGGCCAGGCCCTTAAGGCGGTCAACGGCGCCAAGGCGATCTATACCAGTGCCAACGCCCCCGGCCTGATCTACGATGCCCTGGTGGTTGACCCCCAAAGCCTGTCAGATCGCAAGGAGGATTGGCAGAAGGTGGTCAAAGTCTGGTACCGGATCATTGATTATATGAAGAACCCGGCCAATGAGAAGGAAGTCCTGCAGATCATGTCAGCCCGCGTCAATGTCCCGGCAGCCGAATATGCCACCTATATGAAAGGGACCCGCTTCCTGTCCCTGGCAGAAGCGCAAGAGGCCTTTAAGCAGTCCGCCTCCCTCACCTCTCTCTACGGTTCCAGCAAGAATGCCGATGACTTCAACATCGCCAACAAGGTCTATGACAAGCCCCAGAACCCGGCTGACTACATTGATGCCTCGCTTGTTGCAAACCTGAAGTAG
- a CDS encoding ABC transporter permease has translation MARARYFIIWKELDPTRRRVFQICSFIIPLLVWSVVSYCPAVWHPMVRVTEPGSIAHFRVDALIEKRAFFRENAKAVEEHRQPASGVPTNPVYLPAPHEVAVSFYKAFVTPPRLPDEPWLHQSLGHSIKIILWGFLISSLLAVPLGIVGGTYRLFSYLTDPFIEFFRYLPAPAFAALAVAVLGIYDGPKVAIIVIGTFFQQVLMISNTTQRLDPALLEAAQTLGARGFKLFTRVVIPGILPDVYRDMRILLGWAWTYLIVAEVVGNSTGITWFINQQAKYRIYDNVYAAIIMIGIIGLTTDLFLAWIGSQLFTWKSGKKSILSRLRTVYSSPRPKPELSQEAP, from the coding sequence ATGGCACGCGCACGGTACTTTATCATCTGGAAAGAGCTGGACCCCACCCGTCGTCGGGTTTTCCAGATCTGCTCCTTCATCATCCCGCTGCTGGTCTGGTCGGTAGTCAGCTACTGCCCTGCTGTCTGGCATCCGATGGTGCGAGTCACCGAACCGGGAAGCATCGCCCATTTCAGGGTTGATGCCCTGATAGAAAAGCGGGCCTTTTTCCGGGAAAATGCCAAAGCCGTGGAAGAGCACCGTCAACCAGCCTCCGGGGTGCCGACTAATCCGGTCTACCTGCCGGCACCCCATGAGGTTGCGGTCAGCTTTTACAAGGCATTCGTCACACCGCCCCGGCTCCCTGATGAGCCATGGCTGCACCAGAGCCTTGGTCACAGCATCAAGATTATTCTCTGGGGTTTCCTGATCTCGTCACTGCTTGCCGTCCCGCTTGGTATCGTTGGCGGAACCTACCGGCTGTTCTCATACCTGACCGACCCGTTTATTGAGTTTTTCCGCTACCTGCCGGCACCGGCATTTGCCGCACTGGCGGTGGCAGTACTGGGGATCTACGACGGGCCCAAGGTTGCCATTATTGTCATCGGCACCTTTTTCCAACAGGTCCTGATGATCTCAAACACCACCCAGCGGCTGGACCCCGCCCTGCTTGAGGCAGCCCAGACCCTGGGGGCACGCGGATTCAAGCTTTTCACCCGGGTGGTCATCCCCGGCATCCTGCCCGATGTCTACCGCGACATGCGCATCCTGCTCGGCTGGGCCTGGACCTATCTGATCGTGGCAGAGGTGGTGGGCAACAGTACCGGCATTACCTGGTTCATCAACCAGCAGGCCAAGTATCGCATCTATGACAACGTCTATGCCGCCATCATCATGATCGGCATCATCGGCCTGACCACCGATCTTTTCCTGGCCTGGATCGGATCGCAGCTCTTTACCTGGAAAAGCGGCAAGAAGAGCATCCTGT